The following are from one region of the Salvelinus fontinalis isolate EN_2023a chromosome 5, ASM2944872v1, whole genome shotgun sequence genome:
- the LOC129855233 gene encoding tetratricopeptide repeat protein 39C — protein MAGPEQSKQQQVEEKTEHIDDAELALQGINMLLNNGFKESDELFRKYRTHSPLMSFGASFVSFLNAMMTFEEEKMQTACDDLRTTEKLCESDNVGVIETIRNKIKKSLESQRSGVVVVDRLQRQIIVADCQVYLAVLSFIKQELSSYIKGGWILRKAWKMYNKCHSDISQLQETCVRRCSSHEEDLSSDQANHNIPVEGAVTAEALDRLKGAVSFGYGLFHLCISMVPPHLLKIINLLGFPGDRLQGLSSLMYASESKDMKAPLATLALLWYHTVVLPFFALDGSDTQAGLEEAKAILQRKAVVYPNSSLFMFFKGRVQRLECQINSALVSFHDALELASDQREIQHVCLYEIGWCSMIEMNFEDAFRSFERLKNESRWSQCYYAYLTGVCQGAAGDLDGAKDVFKDVQKLFKRKNNQIEQFALKRAERLRKTSPTRELCILGVIEVLYLWKALPNCSSSKLQLMNQLLQSVDDASCKGLKNLLLGSIHKCHGNNKDAIQSFQLAARDEFGRQTNSYVQPYSCYELGCVLLAQPETVGKGRAFLLQAKEDYAGYDFENRLHVRIHSAMASLKEVVPQ, from the exons ATGGCGGGCCCCGAGCAGTCCAAGCAGCAGCAGGTAGAGGAGAAAACTGAGCACATAGACGACGCTGAGCTCGCTCTTCAAGGTATCAACATGCTTCTCAACAACGGATTCAAGGAGAGCGACGAGCTTTTCAGAAAATACAG GACTCACAGTCCACTGATGAGCTTTGGGGCCAGTTTTGTCAGCTTCCTG AATGCCATGATGACCTTTGAGGAGGAGAAGATGCAGACGGCGTGTGACGACCTGAGGACCACGGAGAAGCTGTGTGAGAGTGACAACGTTGGCGTCATAGAGACAATCAGGAACAAGATCAAGAAGAGT tTGGAGTCCCAGAGGTCAGGGGTCGTGGTTGTGGACCGCCTGCAGCGACAGATCATTGTGGCCGACTGCCAGGTCTACCTCGCTGTGCTCTCCTTCATCAAGCAGGAGCTCTCAT CGTACATCAAAGGAGGCTGGATCCTCCGTAAGGCCTGGAAGATGTACAATAAGTGCCACAGTGACATCAGTCAGCTGCAGGAGACCTGTGTGAGGCGCTGTTCCTCCCATGAGGAGGATCTATCCTCAGACCAGGCCAACCACAACATCCCAGTGGAGGGTGCTGTGACTGCAGAGGCCCTGGACCGACTCAAGGGCGCCGTCAGCTTCGGATACGGCCTCTTCCATCTCTGCATCTCCATGGTACCACCACACCTGCTCAAGATCATCAACCTGCTGGGTTTCCCTGGCGATCGTCTCCAGGGTCTGTCCTCCCTCATGTATGCCAGTGAGAGTAAGGACATGAAGGCCCCGCTAGCTAC ATTGGCCCTCCTGTGGTACCACACAGTAGTGCTGCCTTTCTTtgctctggatggttctgacacTCAGGCAGGCCTGGAGGAGGCCAAGGCCATTCTCCAGAGGAAGGCTGTAGTCTACCCCAATTCCTCCCTCTTCATGTTCTTTAAAGGACGGGTTCAGAGGTTAGAG TGCCAAATTAACAGTGCTCTGGTGTCCTTCCATGATGCACTAGAGCTGGCATCAGACCAAAGAGAGATCCAGCACGTGTGTCTCTATGAAATCG GCTGGTGCAGTATGATCGAGATGAACTTTGAGGATGCGTTTAGGTCGTTTGAGAGGCTGAAGAATGAGTCCCGATGGTCACAGTGTTACTATGCCTACCTGACTGGAG TATGTCAGGGAGCTGCAGGGGACTTAGATGGTGCCAAGGATGTCTTCAAAGATGTCCAGAAACTGTTCAAGAGGAAGAACAACCAGATTGAGCAGTTTGCCCTCAAGCGG GCAGAGAGACTGAGGAAGACGTCTCCCACCAGAGAGCTGTGCATTCTGGGGGTCATAGAGGTGCTGTACCTGTGGAAGGCTCTGCCCAACTGCTCCTCCTCCAAACTGCAGCTCATGAATCAGT TGTTACAGAGTGTGGATGACGCATCGTGCAAAGGTCTGAAAAACCTCCTTCTCGGTTCCATCCACAAATGTCATGGAAATAATAAAGATGCCATTCAG TCGTTCCAGCTGGCTGCCAGAGATGAGTTTGGTCGACAAACCAACTCTTATGTGCAGCCATACTCCTGCTATGAGCTTGGATGTGTCCTGCTTGCCCAGCCAGAG ACGGTGGGAAAAGGGAGAGCATTTCTGCTTCAGGCAAAG GAGGATTATGCAGGCTATGACTTTGAGAACAGACTTCACGTGCGCATCCACTCAGCAATGGCCTCGCTGAAGGAAGTGGTACCCCAATGA
- the LOC129855231 gene encoding uncharacterized protein LOC129855231 isoform X2, which produces MSYSYPAKVNVPPGLRTLLEGLSRAVVKRRPDYISQFAQLYFAELLRFRTENPTLDIKALVREFNATKVPKLPSHGIGTVIAPLAVQNESATAVSSGGPYVQPCGVYPPVRIFPTLPSIPGVEEQGAEQPWIHSQDILYTVSTLPGLSDSNEASEVTSLASQYLNDNGLQSLLQTVISNVSPHPISAEQTDDVVVFRRKSSTDCMTADCDINSAASDRTRRTESALFERVPLSEIDLISNAVLIRTPSVPCEYMIVVQSDNVPETIVFQRDSSVSKKMRNARAAAGGAATGAPGNAQSDCTPCLTLPTAPSQMVKDQPATKLVTPLVVTEDPQLFGGGNRAVLTQLGWNPLSPGDNFFYKHMDINTAFPDANAYNPYMNEMIVDEMNEVNFGILPKVSDEMTCFNVMGPPTFMPPRVSAAEEISASSLVYPQISAGQEANTLCLVLPTISIAQESGALPLLSPPSISMPQAITVPSGMCPAISQPEEIKTSKAEEIEAVRSMYPPIVPPSLPNPSVPAPQETTATLLHPPFLAQVETRPTSLPHPQAPVAHMHQCTGQNALAFHVNEESRRTPYMIPLVSQSIMGVTQMYVQPQQPQFIHSWSREADSQRPCDTAPTAAMPEFQYVRPEACGSSWRLCHLARPEFMAGMPTAVACPGGSRTVIGHGQEQGYLPDQANLPMHQDFGPRFIHMCGANLFQTLCPMSGAYMPVKPPDHRCCQAAPDVVLPHYALINSPTHGVASYLCPTPLSMQPQGFAYDSVHMYGPHSETVNAMASTFNVSSHAVPQQGTTEHCREPSNMPMGENPNEQNYSG; this is translated from the exons ATGTCCTACAGCTATCCCGCCAAAGTCAACGTGCCTCCAGGCTTGAGGACGCTTTTGGAAGGCCTCAGTCGGGCAGTAGTGAAAAGGCGTCCAGATTACATCTCACAGTTTGCTCAGTTGTACTTTGCTGAGCTCTTGCGCTTCAGGACAG AAAATCCAACTCTTGATATCAAAGCCCTCGTGAGAGAATTCAATGCAACTAAAG TGCCTAAGTTACCAAGTCATGGCATTGGAACTGTGATTGCTCCACTGGCAGTTCAGAATGAAAGTGCCACAGCAGTCTCTTCTGGTGGTCCATATGTCCAACCATGTGGAGTTTACCCTCCGGTCAGGATTTTCCCAACCCTTCCCAGTATTCCAGGAGTGGAGGAGCAGGGTGCTGAGCAGCCCTGGATCCACAGCCAGGACATTCTGTACACCGTCTCAACATTGCCTGGTCTATCAGACTCCAATGAAGCTTCAGAAGTAACCTCCCTAGCAAGCCAATACCTCAATGACAATGGCCTTCAGAGCCTCCTGCAGACAGTTATCTCTAACGTCTCCCCTCACCCCATCTCAGCAGAGCAGACCGATGATGTAGTTGTCTTCCGCAGGAAATCCAGCACCGACTGCATGACGGCTGACTGTGACATCAACTCTGCTGCTTCAGACCGGACCCGGCGAACCGAGTCAGCTCTCTTCGAGAGGGTCCCACTGAGTGAGATCGATCTCATATCCAATGCTGTTCTGATCAGGACACCTTCTGTGCCCTGTGAGTACATGATTGTGGTGCAGTCAGACAACGTCCCGGAGACCATAGTGTTTCAGAGAGACTCATCAGTCAGTAAGAAAATGAGGAATGCTCGAGCAGCAGCTGGTGGTGCTGCCACTGGTGCACCGGGCAATGCCCAGTCTGACTGCACACCCTGTTTGACCCTGCCTACAGCCCCATCGCAAATGGTCAAAGATCAGCCAGCCACCAAATTGGTCACGCCCTTAGTGGTGACTGAGGACCCTCAGCTTTTTGGTGGTGGAAATAGGGCTGTCTTAACCCAACTTGGTTGGAATCCACTTTCACCTGGAGACAATTTTTTCTACAAGCACATGGACATAAATACAGCATTTCCTGATGCAAATGCCTACAACCCCTACATGAATGAAATGATAGTGGATGAAATGAATGAGGTGAACTTTGGTATTTTACCCAAGGTGTCAGATGAGATGACATGCTTCAATGTTATGGGCCCACCCACCTTCATGCCACCACGTGTTTCAGCAGCAGAAGAAATAAGTGCTTCTAGTTTAGTGTATCCTCAGATTTCAGCTGGACAGGAGGCTAATACACTCTGTTTGGTGCTCCCGACGATTTCCATTGCTCAAGAAAGTGGAGCACTCCCGTTGCTTAGCCCACCATCTATCTCAATGCCACAAGCCATTACAGTCCCCAGTGGGATGTGCCCAGCCATCTCACAACCAGAGGAAATAAAGACCTCCAAGGCAGAGGAAATAGAGGCCGTCCGATCAATGTACCCTCCTATTGTGCCACCCAGTTTACCAAACCCATCTGTACCAGCTCCACAGGAAACAACAGCCACTCTGCTTCATCCCCCATTTTTGGCCCAGGTGGAAACAAGACCCACTTCATTGCCACACCCCCAGGCCCCAGTTGCCCACATGCATCAGTGCACTGGTCAAAATGCACTAGCATTCCATGTGAATGAGGAGAGCAGAAGAACACCATATATGATTCCATTGGTCTCCCAAAGCATTATGGGAGTGACACAGATGTATGTTCAACCACAACAACCCCAGTTCATTCACAGCTGGTCCAGAGAAGCAG ATTCACAAAGGCCATGTGACACAGCGCCTACTGCGGCCATGCCAGAGTTCCAGTATGTTAGACCTGAAGCATGTGGTAGCAGCTGGAGACTCTGCCACCTGGCACGCCCTGAGTTTATGGCCGGGATGCCAACAGCTGTGGCTTGCCCAGGAGGATCTAGGACTGTGATTGGCCATGGGCAAGAGCAAGGCTACCTCCCTGACCAGGCCAACTTGCCAATGCACCAGGACTTTGGGCCCCGGTTCATACATATGTGTGGTGCCAACTTGTTTCAAACCCTCTGCCCCATGAGTGGTGCCTACATGCCAGTCAAACCCCCAGACCATCGCTGCTGCCAGGCTGCCCCTGATGTGGTCCTTCCACACTATGCACTGATAAACAGCCCAACTCACGGTGTTGCTTCTTATCTTTGCCCTACTCCATTATCCATGCAGCCCCAGGGTTTTGCCTATGATTCTGTCCACATGTATGGTCCCCACAGTGAAACTGTAAATGCAATGGCATCCACCTTCAATGTGAGCTCCCATGCAGTCCCCCAGCAAGGGACAACAGAACACTGCAGAGAGCCCAGTAATATGCCAATGGGTGAAAATCCAAATGAGCAGAATTATTCTG GTTAA
- the LOC129855231 gene encoding uncharacterized protein LOC129855231 isoform X1, with translation MSYSYPAKVNVPPGLRTLLEGLSRAVVKRRPDYISQFAQLYFAELLRFRTENPTLDIKALVREFNATKVPKLPSHGIGTVIAPLAVQNESATAVSSGGPYVQPCGVYPPVRIFPTLPSIPGVEEQGAEQPWIHSQDILYTVSTLPGLSDSNEASEVTSLASQYLNDNGLQSLLQTVISNVSPHPISAEQTDDVVVFRRKSSTDCMTADCDINSAASDRTRRTESALFERVPLSEIDLISNAVLIRTPSVPCEYMIVVQSDNVPETIVFQRDSSVSKKMRNARAAAGGAATGAPGNAQSDCTPCLTLPTAPSQMVKDQPATKLVTPLVVTEDPQLFGGGNRAVLTQLGWNPLSPGDNFFYKHMDINTAFPDANAYNPYMNEMIVDEMNEVNFGILPKVSDEMTCFNVMGPPTFMPPRVSAAEEISASSLVYPQISAGQEANTLCLVLPTISIAQESGALPLLSPPSISMPQAITVPSGMCPAISQPEEIKTSKAEEIEAVRSMYPPIVPPSLPNPSVPAPQETTATLLHPPFLAQVETRPTSLPHPQAPVAHMHQCTGQNALAFHVNEESRRTPYMIPLVSQSIMGVTQMYVQPQQPQFIHSWSREADSQRPCDTAPTAAMPEFQYVRPEACGSSWRLCHLARPEFMAGMPTAVACPGGSRTVIGHGQEQGYLPDQANLPMHQDFGPRFIHMCGANLFQTLCPMSGAYMPVKPPDHRCCQAAPDVVLPHYALINSPTHGVASYLCPTPLSMQPQGFAYDSVHMYGPHSETVNAMASTFNVSSHAVPQQGTTEHCREPSNMPMGENPNEQNYSGI, from the exons ATGTCCTACAGCTATCCCGCCAAAGTCAACGTGCCTCCAGGCTTGAGGACGCTTTTGGAAGGCCTCAGTCGGGCAGTAGTGAAAAGGCGTCCAGATTACATCTCACAGTTTGCTCAGTTGTACTTTGCTGAGCTCTTGCGCTTCAGGACAG AAAATCCAACTCTTGATATCAAAGCCCTCGTGAGAGAATTCAATGCAACTAAAG TGCCTAAGTTACCAAGTCATGGCATTGGAACTGTGATTGCTCCACTGGCAGTTCAGAATGAAAGTGCCACAGCAGTCTCTTCTGGTGGTCCATATGTCCAACCATGTGGAGTTTACCCTCCGGTCAGGATTTTCCCAACCCTTCCCAGTATTCCAGGAGTGGAGGAGCAGGGTGCTGAGCAGCCCTGGATCCACAGCCAGGACATTCTGTACACCGTCTCAACATTGCCTGGTCTATCAGACTCCAATGAAGCTTCAGAAGTAACCTCCCTAGCAAGCCAATACCTCAATGACAATGGCCTTCAGAGCCTCCTGCAGACAGTTATCTCTAACGTCTCCCCTCACCCCATCTCAGCAGAGCAGACCGATGATGTAGTTGTCTTCCGCAGGAAATCCAGCACCGACTGCATGACGGCTGACTGTGACATCAACTCTGCTGCTTCAGACCGGACCCGGCGAACCGAGTCAGCTCTCTTCGAGAGGGTCCCACTGAGTGAGATCGATCTCATATCCAATGCTGTTCTGATCAGGACACCTTCTGTGCCCTGTGAGTACATGATTGTGGTGCAGTCAGACAACGTCCCGGAGACCATAGTGTTTCAGAGAGACTCATCAGTCAGTAAGAAAATGAGGAATGCTCGAGCAGCAGCTGGTGGTGCTGCCACTGGTGCACCGGGCAATGCCCAGTCTGACTGCACACCCTGTTTGACCCTGCCTACAGCCCCATCGCAAATGGTCAAAGATCAGCCAGCCACCAAATTGGTCACGCCCTTAGTGGTGACTGAGGACCCTCAGCTTTTTGGTGGTGGAAATAGGGCTGTCTTAACCCAACTTGGTTGGAATCCACTTTCACCTGGAGACAATTTTTTCTACAAGCACATGGACATAAATACAGCATTTCCTGATGCAAATGCCTACAACCCCTACATGAATGAAATGATAGTGGATGAAATGAATGAGGTGAACTTTGGTATTTTACCCAAGGTGTCAGATGAGATGACATGCTTCAATGTTATGGGCCCACCCACCTTCATGCCACCACGTGTTTCAGCAGCAGAAGAAATAAGTGCTTCTAGTTTAGTGTATCCTCAGATTTCAGCTGGACAGGAGGCTAATACACTCTGTTTGGTGCTCCCGACGATTTCCATTGCTCAAGAAAGTGGAGCACTCCCGTTGCTTAGCCCACCATCTATCTCAATGCCACAAGCCATTACAGTCCCCAGTGGGATGTGCCCAGCCATCTCACAACCAGAGGAAATAAAGACCTCCAAGGCAGAGGAAATAGAGGCCGTCCGATCAATGTACCCTCCTATTGTGCCACCCAGTTTACCAAACCCATCTGTACCAGCTCCACAGGAAACAACAGCCACTCTGCTTCATCCCCCATTTTTGGCCCAGGTGGAAACAAGACCCACTTCATTGCCACACCCCCAGGCCCCAGTTGCCCACATGCATCAGTGCACTGGTCAAAATGCACTAGCATTCCATGTGAATGAGGAGAGCAGAAGAACACCATATATGATTCCATTGGTCTCCCAAAGCATTATGGGAGTGACACAGATGTATGTTCAACCACAACAACCCCAGTTCATTCACAGCTGGTCCAGAGAAGCAG ATTCACAAAGGCCATGTGACACAGCGCCTACTGCGGCCATGCCAGAGTTCCAGTATGTTAGACCTGAAGCATGTGGTAGCAGCTGGAGACTCTGCCACCTGGCACGCCCTGAGTTTATGGCCGGGATGCCAACAGCTGTGGCTTGCCCAGGAGGATCTAGGACTGTGATTGGCCATGGGCAAGAGCAAGGCTACCTCCCTGACCAGGCCAACTTGCCAATGCACCAGGACTTTGGGCCCCGGTTCATACATATGTGTGGTGCCAACTTGTTTCAAACCCTCTGCCCCATGAGTGGTGCCTACATGCCAGTCAAACCCCCAGACCATCGCTGCTGCCAGGCTGCCCCTGATGTGGTCCTTCCACACTATGCACTGATAAACAGCCCAACTCACGGTGTTGCTTCTTATCTTTGCCCTACTCCATTATCCATGCAGCCCCAGGGTTTTGCCTATGATTCTGTCCACATGTATGGTCCCCACAGTGAAACTGTAAATGCAATGGCATCCACCTTCAATGTGAGCTCCCATGCAGTCCCCCAGCAAGGGACAACAGAACACTGCAGAGAGCCCAGTAATATGCCAATGGGTGAAAATCCAAATGAGCAGAATTATTCTGGTATATAA